Within the Cyanobacterium sp. T60_A2020_053 genome, the region GTATAACTTCCCGGTCCTATAGCTACTGCTATAAACTCTAAATCATGCCATTTTAAAGGATTAATAAATAATGCTAATTTTTCTTGTAAATACTGTCCTAAAGTTCTGCCTAAATCCCAAGACGAAAATTTAATTTTTCCCTCTTTATCTCTTAAACTTAGCCCTAACTCTCCGCTACTGGTATGTAATGCTAATCCGATACTCATATTAAATTTTAAATACGATGCTTAAAATAGTATATAATCTTGTGAGTAAAAGCGAAAAATACAGCGCCCATGACCGTTACCACTGCTTGGCAGAAAAGGCATATCATCTCCTTAGACGATTTTACCATCGAAGAATACAACACCGTTTTAAGCACTGCTTCTAGTTTTCAGGATGTGTTGAAAAGTAGAACAAAAAAAGTTGCCGCCTTACAGGGTAGAGTGGTGGCTAATATGTTTTTTGAACCTTCTACTCGCACTCGTAGTAGTTTTGAACTGGCAGCCAAAAGACTTTCAGCAGATATTCTCAATTTTGCACCGGGTAGTTCATCCTTAACAAAGGGTGAAACGATTCTCGACACAGCAAAAACATATTTGGCGATGGGCGCTGATATTATGGTAATACGTCATAGTCACTCTGGTGTACCGTTAAATATTGCACAGGAAATGGATCGACTAGACACAGGGGTAAGTATTTTTAATGCAGGGGATGGTTTGCACCAACACCCCTCTCAAGGTTTACTAGATTTATTTACCATTTGTAGTTTACTAGATGAAAAAAACCCTCACATTGAACTTTTAGCAGGGAAAAAAATTGCTATTGTGGGTGATATTCTTCATTCAAGGGTAGCGCGCTCCAATCTTTATAGCTTACTGGCGGCGGGCGCCCTCCTCCATTTAGCAGCGCCCCCCACCCTATTACCAGCATTATTCGCTCAAACTGTCAAGGCTGAATGTCAAGATCGTTTATTTATTCACTGGGAATTATCTCCAGCTTTAAAAGATGCTGATTTTGTAATGACATTAAGACTGCAAAAAGAGCGCATGAGTAATTATTTATTACCCAGTTTGAGAGAATACCATCACCTATTTGGTATTACCGCCGAGAAATTATCCTTATGTAAACCAGATGTAAAAATATTGCACCCGGGCCCAGTTAATCGAGGGGTGGAAATTAGTTCAGAATTA harbors:
- a CDS encoding aspartate carbamoyltransferase catalytic subunit; translation: MTVTTAWQKRHIISLDDFTIEEYNTVLSTASSFQDVLKSRTKKVAALQGRVVANMFFEPSTRTRSSFELAAKRLSADILNFAPGSSSLTKGETILDTAKTYLAMGADIMVIRHSHSGVPLNIAQEMDRLDTGVSIFNAGDGLHQHPSQGLLDLFTICSLLDEKNPHIELLAGKKIAIVGDILHSRVARSNLYSLLAAGALLHLAAPPTLLPALFAQTVKAECQDRLFIHWELSPALKDADFVMTLRLQKERMSNYLLPSLREYHHLFGITAEKLSLCKPDVKILHPGPVNRGVEISSELMDDPQFSLISQQVTSGVAVRMALLYLIGNS